A genomic stretch from Mya arenaria isolate MELC-2E11 chromosome 10, ASM2691426v1 includes:
- the LOC128206308 gene encoding receptor-type tyrosine-protein phosphatase kappa-like, whose amino-acid sequence MEIKAQNVLLKIVLFVSFGFYLCGGTQCDSNCTDCDTSDSSGSCRHCQDGFYPIRGNCIYCTFPKCKTCSNASNCDSCKDGFWGEKCDAQCAEGCVDRKCNINNGFCSCLTNFYGNKCDGICSDHCVPSTCFGASGNCVCKQGYFGGACRSQCGNYCTDCTNITSCSLCETGKFGSSCQINCKCDGNACDIVTGMCLPCGTDCLSCNNNVCTSCVSGKYGDRCEHTCSSTCYDVCDNQGHCQSCKSGYYGHQCEFGCNCEFGCDKVHGKCEIKACPINCNGTCDDSTQICNACNDGYHGPYCNITCPGKCDESRCYTNGSCLSCEPGYYGNSCNMECQQMCESNKCHQKDGSCGVCPANCVSCESKSTCTLCKESFYGQICHLSCNDECADKTCNIKGVCFNCSLESAFGSYCNLTCNHDCYLSTCDRNTGACHSCKNNSVFGMFCNETCSPFCLGNECKRESGVCLNGCRDGYFGTICDQECSQGCRNNSGTICDLEGACLGGCTEGYVGKRCKSDTQTDELLSTSNTSTIAAIVGGIGGVVVTAALVVTILFLLRKRKTRKPYEEYTDSVGNEYNTIGPVSDGTPKTKTFPKTSEYSPTRYDTAANIVMIGENLEAPEEEELEIDLDEERRTHKRKLAKKVEENVYYIGIQDIEKRKVKVEELAAFVAGKTLDYYEEEFDKFSDGLTRSCDVAKLPRNREKNRYKGLYAYDDTRVKVIGFDTDYINANYIDGFKERNAYIASLGPMSKQMGDFGMFWNMISQQKVEKIVMVTNLMEEGKEKCEQYWPNVGITKDYSGVKVTCQSEDAYAEFTRRLLLLNDGKSERQLHHLHFTAWPDRGIPEDVTALIEFRQRVLNSPAHLDGPTLVHCSAGIGRTGTYIALDILTKEGNSNKAVEIPGCIMTMRQNRPNMVQTTEQYEFLHLALVHTLSFNCEQIPEKQFQDYMIETSKGDLIRQFKKIMDTPHVHTDDEIVAKERNKSEKGKNRSVADIPGDEYRPRLYLGIRHGDSDYVNAVFAHAFQAKRKYIVAQSPLPNTVQDFLTLAYQENCSCIVSFEQSDGKKDIGEYYPADNQVLKKGQLSISCERDKVKNEYSIQKWLTIEFKGSTQGEGGKSTLRHFEFTDWNQTGNVPCSPANYVAFLRDVKMASSNKPVLVHCRDGGSKSGLFCVMAFLMEKMVVEHEVSVVNAVRKVKARRPNAVANQAQFDFCHDCVLEFVRSFKPYYNFRGEI is encoded by the exons GTACCCAATGCGATTCCAACTGCACTGACTGTGACACCAGTGATTCCTCTGGATCATGCCGTCACTGCCAAGACGGTTTCTATCCAATCAGAggtaattgtatatattgtacttTTCCAAAGTGCAAAACATGTTCTAATGCGTCAAACTGTGACTCCTGCAAAGACGGTTTTTGGGGTGAAAAATGTGATGCACAATGTGCAGAAGGGTGTGTTGATAGAAAATGCAATATTAATAACGGTTTTTGTTCTTGTCTTACGAACTTTTACGGAAATAAATGCGATGGAATATGTTCAGACCATTGCGTTCCTTCCACTTGCTTTGGTGCTAGTGGTAATTGTGTGTGTAAACAAGGATATTTTGGGGGAGCGTGTCGCTCACAATGTGGCAATTATTGCACCGATTGTACAAATATCACGTCATGTTCATTGTGTGAAACAGGGAAGTTTGGTAGTTCGTGTCAAATCAATTGTAAATGCGATGGCAATGCATGTGATATTGTGACCGGAATGTGTCTCCCTTGTGGAACAGACTGTTTGTCTTGCAATAATAACGTGTGCACTTCATGTGTAAGCGGAAAATATGGAGATCGATGTGAGCACACGTGCTCGTCGACTTGCTATGATGTGTGTGACAATCAAGGTCATTGTCAGTCGTGTAAGTCAGGGTATTATGGTCATCAATGTGAATTTGGATGCAATTGTGAGTTTGGGTGCGATAAAGTTCACGGCAAATGTGAAATTAAAGCTTGTCCAATCAACTGCAATGGTACCTGTGATGATTCTACACAgatatgcaatgcatgtaatGATGGTTATCACGGACCATATTGCAATATAACGTGTCCTGGTAAATGTGATGAATCACGTTGTTATACAAATGGTAGCTGTTTGTCCTGTGAACCGGGATATTACGGAAACAGTTGCAACATGGAATGTCAACAGATGTGTGAAAGTAATAAATGTCATCAGAAAGATGGATCATGTGGGGTCTGCCCTGCAAACTGTGTATCATGTGAGTCCAAATCCACTTGTACCCTTTGCAAAGAATCATTTTATGGACAAATCTGCCATTTATCTTGCAACGACGAGTGTGCAGATAAAACGTGCAATATCAAAGGTgtatgtttcaattgttctttgGAATCTGCTTTCGGTAGTTACTGCAATTTAACATGCAATCATGATTGTTATTTGTCTACTTGTGATAGAAATACAGGTGCCTGTCATAGCTGTAAAAATAACTCAGTGTTTGgaatgttttgtaatgaaacatGTAGTCCGTTTTGTCTTGGTAACGAATGTAAACGAGAGAGTGGGGTGTGCTTAAACGGATGCAGAGATGGTTACTTCGGAACTATATGTGATCAGGAATGTTCTCAAGGATGCCGAAATAATTCAGGAACAATATGTGATCTAGAAGGTGCATGTCTTGGAGGATGCACTGAAGGATACGTTGGCAAAAGATGCAAATCAG ACACACAAACGGATGAGTTATTGAGTACTTCAAATACTTCAACTATTGCTGCAATTGTTGGAGGCATAGGGGGTGTTGTTGTAACTGCTGCCCTTGTAGTGACGATCCTTTTCTTGCTCAGAAAAAG GAAAACCCGAAAACCGTACGAGGAATACACAGACAGTGTTGGTAACGAATATAACACAATCGGACCTGTTTCTGATG GAACTCCTAAGACGAAAACTTTCCCAAAGACATCAGAATATAGTCCTACTAGGTATGACACAGCTGCAAATATTGTAATGATCGGTGAAAATTTGGAAGCACCAGAAGAGGAGGAACTTGAAATAG ATTTGGACGAAGAGAGGCGAACACATAAAAGGAAACTGGCCAAGAAGGTTGAGGAGAACGTTTACTACATCGGTATACAGGATATCGAGAAACGGAAAGTGAAGGTGGAGGAACTGGCAGCTTTTGTGGCTGGAAAGACTCTTGATTACTATGAGGAGGAATTTGAT AAATTCTCTGACGGCCTCACAAGAAGCTGTGACGTTGCCAAATTACCTCGAAACAGAGAAAAAAACAGATACAAAGGATTATATGCCT ATGATGATACAAGGGTGAAAGTGATTGGTTTTGACACTGATTACATCAATGCTAACTACATCgat GGCTTCAAGGAGAGAAATGCGTATATTGCTTCGCTTG GTCCAATGTCGAAACAGATGGGAGACTTTGGCATGTTCTGGAATATGATTTCGCAACAGAAGGTGGAGAAGATCGTCATGGTTACCAACCTGATGGAGGAAGGG AAAGAGAAATGTGAGCAGTACTGGCCCAATGTTGGGATCACTAAAGACTACAGCGGGGTGAAGGTCACCTGTCAGAGCGAGGATGCGTATGCAGAGTTTACGAGAAGGTTGctgctcctaaatgat gGTAAATCTGAGAGGCAGTTGCACCACCTGCACTTCACGGCCTGGCCTGATAGGGGAATCCCAGAGGACGTCACAGCGCTGATTGAGTTCCGACAAAGAGTGCTTAATTCTCCTGCTCACCTCGACGGTCCAACGCTGGTCCATTGCAG TGCGGGAATCGGTCGAACAGGGACATATATTGCGTTAGATATTCTAACAAAGGAAGGCAATTCGAACAAGGCCGTTGAGATTCCAGGATGCATCATGACTATGAGACAGAACAGGCCGAACATGGTCCAGACAACg GAACAGTACGAGTTTCTACACCTTGCACTGGTTCACACCCTGTCTTTTAACTGTGAGCAGATACCAGAAAAACAGTTTCAGGACTACATGATCGAGACAAGCAAAGGCGATCTTATCAGGCAATTTAAG aaaataatggaCACCCCCCACGTTCACACTGACGATGAAATCGTTGCTAAAGAACGAAACAAGTCTGAAAAAGGAAAGAACAGAAGTGTGGCAGATATCCCAG GCGATGAATACCGCCCTCGACTATATCTGGGAATAAGACAtggtgattcagattatgtcaaTGCTGTCTTTGCTCAT GCGTTTCAGGCGAAACGGAAGTACATTGTCGCCCAGTCTCCGTTGCCAAATACTGTACAGGATTTCCTTACATTGGCTTACCAAGAAAATTGTTCATGCATTGTCAGCTTTGAGCAAAGTGACGGCAAAAAG GATATAGGTGAATATTATCCAGCGGACAATCAAGTGCTCAAGAAAGGTCAACTGTCTATTTCATGTGAGAGGGATAAAGTCAAAAACGAGTACAGTATTCAGAAATGGCTAACTATTGAGTTCAAGGGAAGTACACAG GGTGAAGGTGGGAAGAGTACACTGCGACACTTTGAGTTTACCGACTGGAACCAGACTGGAAATGTTCCATGCAGCCCTGCTAACTATGTTGCATTTTTGAGAGATGTCAAAATGGCATCGTCCAATAAGCCTGTTCTTGTCCACTGCAG GGACGGAGGTAGTAAGAGCGGGCTGTTCTGTGTTATGGCATTCCTCATGGAGAAGATGGTAGTAGAGCACGAGGTCAGTGTGGTTAATGCAGTCAGGAAAGTCAAGGCCAGGAGACCCAACGCCGTGGCCAATCAG GCACAGTTCGACTTCTGCCATGATTGTGTTCTGGAGTTCGTCCGTTCGTTCAAACCATACTACAATTTCAGAGGAGAAATATAA
- the LOC128206307 gene encoding uncharacterized protein LOC128206307 — translation MHTTRIDANPIEALVTYRTKLYVERHFRNFHHEIRKSVQSERNAAVKCDECTWNDLLDSSFTCPRLICDKIRDLIKLSHINTNPSWSNTRPEDWCNGYWEIAKCFLPESDTNAQTTSADDLELLDLVESVCNCKFSDISIGKSRANERATIQLRDILIRKKKENMFLDSEKNCLQYQKALEEFLSAITPLEQQHSLPELIHFTKRYPQLSRSLSTKSSDILKSYLDEKTYTSKECVLPKPIHIRQNSDEDAPIASTSIELPRTSISLPAVQQLDITDGGRRQKRHQQVAIPTNKHRENQRQEWLDILYEGNRNAFQKECSHICQEIKSKSQNILDVYAAIFDRPDKPRQTAFIATVSKDQENDITYSNHNIVTKVMNRYEAEGKIVAYSDITRGNRLSPGDQSKMKQHISELSPLLMQKHKYLNMITASGVRSRGFGKAHAIEPEICIILYVHTKGYIPIDEEAFEKSYHDIPVDVREGGFWGFNETVRIGDGIFRDGVGLVGSLGGFFEHPSLGLCGITSAHAVLKPEELKQCMEDGRLPANKVDETYQIKTCNDHSDIGRLVMAFYSEGNDQEAGAEIAVFVIDSSLSSDQVSVSFEGNNRQGQPATFSFETGKSLGSAYFYPDYHCCKYGSATSFTSGEISSDFDNDGLLSIKEMKFDELKPLVLHKQYEIKALSMDKSFADFGDSGAFVYCWRSTDDLVCVGMIVGGTSYDTTVITPINSILKTLGVPKLKNFRKIKSEQLLKQLDAKVDQLESKFDNMQSGINEILHYLNPRSTSGQTDC, via the exons ATGCATACAACACGGATTGATGCAAACCCAATCGAAGCATTGGTCACTTATAGAACTAAACTATATGTTGAAAGACATTTTAGGAATTTCCATcatgaaataagaaaaagtgTGCAGAGTGAAAGAAATGCTGCGGTAAAATGTGACGAATGCACTTGGAATGACCTTTTGGACAGTTCGTTTACTTGTCCCCGTCTGATATGCGACAAAATAAGGGACCTCATCAAGTTGAGCCATATAAATACCAATCCTTCATGGTCAAATACCAGACCGGAAGATTGGTGTAATGGTTATTGGGAGATAGCGAAGTGTTTTCTGCCCGAATCCGATACCAATGCTCAGACGACAAGCGCAGATGATCTGGAGTTATTGGATCTGGTTGAAAGTGTTTGCAATTGCAAGTTTTCCGATATTTCGATAGGAAAGTCTAGAGCCAATGAAAGAGCGACGATTCAG TTGCGAGATATTCTTATtcgaaaaaagaaagaaaatatgtttctcGATTCGGAGAAAAATTGTCTGCAGTATCAGAAAGCACTCGAAGAATTCTTGTCTGCTATAACGCCACTAGAACAACAACACAGTCTGCCTGAGCTG ATACATTTCACAAAACGATATCCACAATTGAGTCGGTCACTTTCTACAAAATCAAGTGATATTTTGAAAAGCTACTTGGATGAAAAAACATACACTTCAAAAGAATGTGTTCTGCCGAAACCCATTCATATACGACAAAACTCCGATGAAGATGCGCCTATTGCATCGACGTCCATTGAATTACCAAGGACAAGCATTTCGTTACCCGCGGTTCAACAATTAGATATAACGGATGGAGGTCGTCGTCAGAAACGGCATCAACAAGTCGCTATTCCTACCA ACAAACACAGGGAAAATCAAAGGCAAGAATGGCTTGATATTCTTTATGAAGGAAATCGTAACGCTTTTCAAAAAGAATGCAGCCATATTTGTCAAGAAATAAAATCGAAAAGTCAGAACATACTCGATGTTTACGCAGCAATTTTTGACCGTCCAGACAAACCAAGACAAACAGCATTTATTGCCACTGTCAGTAAGGATCAAGAAAATGATATTACTTATTCTAATCACAACATCGTAACGAAGGTTATGAACCGATATGAAGCTGAAGGAAAGATTGTAGCGTACTCAGATATCACAAGAGGAAACCGTCTATCTCCCGGTGATCAGtctaaaatgaaacaacatATATCCGAACTGTCACCACTGCTTATGCAGAAGCATAAATACCTAAACATGATAACTGCAAGTGGTGTTAGATCCAGGGGTTTTGGAAAAGCTCACGCGATTGAACCAGAgatttgcattattttgtatgttCACACAAAAGGATATATTCCAATAGACGAGGAGGCATTTGAAAAAAGTTATCATGACATACCTGTCGATGTTAGAGAAGGAGGATTTTGGGGCTTTAATGAAACCGTTCGTATTGGCGATGGCATCTTCCGTGATGGCGTCGGTTTGGTAGGAAGTTTGGGCGGATTTTTTGAACATCCTTCGCTTGGGCTTTGTGGAATAACTTCAGCACACGCTGTACTTAAGCCAGAGGAACTAAAACAGTGCATGGAAGATGGACGACTTCCTGCAAACAAAGTGGatgaaacatatcaaattaaaacatgcaACGATCATTCAGATATTGGTCGTCTTGTTATGGCATTTTATTCCGAAGGAAATGACCAAGAGGCAGGTGCAGAAATTGCCGTTTTTGTCATCGATAGTAGTTTGTCATCCGATCAGGTGTCTGTGTCCTTTGAAGGAAATAATCGCCAAG gtCAACCAGctacattttcatttgaaacaggAAAATCACTAGGAAGTGCATACTTTTACCCAGActatcattgttgtaaatatggAAGCGCGACATCCTTTACTTCTGGTGAAATCAGTAGTGACTTTGATAACGATGGCCTTCTAAGCATTAAGGAAATGAAATTTGACGAGTTAAAACCTCTCGTTTTACATAAACAGTACGAAATCAAAGCTTTGTCGATGGACAAGTCTTTTGCAGATTTCGGTGATTCTGGAGCTTTTGTTTATTGTTGGCGTTCGACGGACGATTTGGTATGCGTTGGAATGATAGTTGGTGGTACATCATATGACACAACTGTTATCACTCCTATAAACTCAATTTTGAAAACGCTTGGCGTTCCAAAATTAAAGAATTTCAGGAAAATAAAAAGCGAGCAGTTGCTTAAACAATTAGATGCTAAAGTTGACCAACTTGAGTCGAAATTTGACAATATGCAGTCTGGTATAAATGagattttgcattatttaaatcCAAGGTCCACGAGTGGACAAACTGActgttga